Genomic segment of Streptococcus australis:
AAGGAAATAGAACCCTTTGTCTATCCTTTGACCAGTCTGCAAGATCCAGCTGCATTAATGAAATTCAAAGAAAATTTTCAAAAATGGAGCAAAGGTACTGAAATGTAAGGTAAATTTTGTTATAATAGTTGAAAACGCTTAAAAGAGGTATCATGTTATGACTAAAACAATTGCAATCAATGCAGGAAGCTCGAGTTTGAAATGGCAACTTTACCAAATGCCAGAAGAAATAGTATTAGCGAAAGGCTTGATTGAACGTATTGGCTTGAAGGACTCTATCTCAACTGTAAAATTCGACGGCCGTTCTGAACAACAAATTCTTGATATTGAAGATCACACACAAGCTGTTAAAATTTTATTAGATGATCTGATTCGTTTTGACATCATCAAAGGTTATGATGAAATAACTGGTGTTGGGCACCGTGTTGTGGCTGGTGGTGAATATTTCAAAGAGTCAACCTTGGTAGAGGGAGATGTTTTGGAAAAGGTTGAAGAGTTGGGACTTTTAGCTCCTCTTCACAATCCAGCCAACGCAGCAGGAATTCGCGCATTTAAGGAATTGCTTCCAGATATTACCAGCGTTGTTGTTTTTGATACATCATTCCATACAACAATGCCAGAGAAAGCTTATCGTTACCCTCTTCCAAACAAATACTATACTGAAAATAAAGTTCGTAAGTATGGAGCCCACGGGACAAGTCATCAGTTTGTAGCAGGAGAAGCAGCGAAAATTTTAGGTCGCCCCCTAGAAGAGTTGAAATTGATTACCTGCCATATTGGTAATGGTGCTTCTATTACAGCTGTCAAAGGCGGTCAGTCTGTTGATACATCCATGGGCTTCACTCCACTTGGTGGTATTATGATGGGGACTCGTACAGGTGATATTGATCCGGCAATTATCCCCTATTTAATGCAACATACAGATGACTTTAATACACCAGAGGATATCAGTCGAATTCTCAATCGTGAGTCAGGACTTTTGGGTGTTTCTGAGAGATCAAGCGATATGCGTGATATTCACGAAGCTATGCGTGCGGGTGATGAGAAAGCGCAGCTGGCAAATGAGATTTTTGTGGATCGTATCCAAAAGTATATTGGTCAGTATTTGGCAGTTTTGAACGGTGCAGATGCCATTATCTTTACAGCTGGAATTGGAGAAAATTCTGTAACGATTCGTCAGATGGTTATTGAAGGCATTTCTTGGTTTGGCTGTGATGTGGATCCTGAAAAGAATGTCTTTGGAGCGACAGGTGATATCTCAACAGAAGCTGCTAAAGTTCGTGTCTTGGTTATCCCAACTGATGAAGAATTGGTTATCGCTCGTGATGTTGAACGCTTGAAAAAGTAAGATGAACTGAATAAAATTACAAGATAAGATACAATAAAAAGGAGTTGGGAGATAAATTTTCCCAACTTTTTGTTGTTAAAACAGTCTAAAACCTTGTCATTATTGGCTTTTTTGAAATTTATGGTATAATAGTAGTAATTTAATAGATGGAGTGGAGTTTTGAAGAAAAGCTTTCGTGTAAAAAGAGAGAAAGATTTTAAGGCTATTTTCATGGATGGAACAAGTTTTGCTAATCGTAAATTTGTTGTCTACCAATTGGAAAATCAGAAAAGTCATTTTCGAGTAGGCCTGTCCGTCAGTAAGAAATTAGGGAATGCAGTCACTAGAAATCAAATTAAAAGACGGATTCGACACATTTTGCTAAGTGTAAGGGAGCAGTTAGCTGATAACGTTGATTTTGTCGTGATTGCTCGAAAAGGGGTTGAAGGCTTGGATTATGCAGAAATGGAGAAAAATCTACTCCACGTATTAAAGTTATCAAAGATTTACCGGGAAGGAATTAGGAGTGAAAAAGAAACTACAGTTGACTAGTTTGCTGGGCTTGTCCTTATTTGTCATGACAGCCTGTGGGACAAGCGATGTTGCAGCAGATTCTACAGATATATGGAGTAAATTTGTCTATTTTTTTGCTGAAATCATCCGCTTCTTGTCCTTTGACGTTAGTATCGGAGTGGGGATTATCCTCTTTACGATCCTGATTCGTACGATTCTATTGCCAGTCTTTCAGACTCAGATGGTGGCCTCTAGAAAAATGCAAGAGGCTCAACCACGCATCAAGGCTCTGCAAGAACAATATCCAGGTCGTGATATGGAAAGTAGAACCAAGCTGGATCAGGAGATGCGGAAGGTCTATAAAGAATTAGGGGTCAAACACTCTTCTTCTCTCTGGCCGATTTTGATTCAAATGCCGGTTCTCTTGGCTCTCTTCCAAGCCTTGACTCGAGTAGACTTTTTGAAAACAGGGCATTTTTTGTGGGTGAACCTTGGGGGAGTAGACACAAGCTTTATCCTTCCGATTTTGGCGGCAGTCTTTACCTTCTTAAGTAGTTGGTTATCGAATAAGGCTTTACCTGAAAGAAGTGGAGCTATGACAGGGATGATGTACGGGATGCCTGTACTGATCTTTATCTTTGCCATCTCTTCACCTAGTGGCGTAGCCTTGTACTGGGCAGTATCCAATGCTTATCAAGTTTTGCAAACCTACTTCTTAAATAATCCTTTTAAGATTATTGCAGCGCGTGAGGCGGAAGTACAAGCTAAAAAAGATTTGGAAAATAGAAAAAGAAAAGCCAAGAAAAAGGCTCAGAAAACGAAATAATAAGGAGGAATCTGATAATGGTATTATTTACAGGTTCAACTGTTGAAGAAGCAATCCAGAAAGGATTGAAAGAGTTAGGTATTCCGAGAATGAAGACTCACATCAAGGTCGTGTCCAAAGAGAAGAAAGGTTTTTTAGGCTTATTTGGGAAAAAACCAGCTCAAGTTGATATTGAGGCGATTAGTGAGACGACTGTGATTAAGGCCAATCAACAAGCTGTAAAAGGTGTTCCGAAAGAGATCAATGAACAAAACGAACCTGTTAAGACAGTAACAGAGGCGACAGTTGATCTTGGTCATGTTGTTGAGGCGATCAAAAAAATAGAAGAGGAAGGTCAGGGTGTTTCTGATGAAATCAAGGCTGAAATCTTGAAAAATGAGAAACATGCTAGCACGATTTTAGAAGAAACAGGTCACATCGCGATTTTAAATGGATTGCAGACAGGAGATGCTGGAGTGGAAGACCCAGCAGAGTGTGAAGAATTTGCATCTATGTCAGAATCGGTAGAAAGCCAGTCTTTGGAAGATCTAGGTTTGAAGGTGGAGCCGAGTTATGACATCGAACAAGTAGCAACTCAAGTGGTTAACTATGTTCAAACCATTGTGGACGATATGGATGTTGAAGGGACGATTTCAAGCGACTACAATCGCCGCACCATCAATCTTCAAATTGACACAAATGAACCAGGTCGTATTATCGGCTACCACGGAAAAGTATTGAAAGCACTTCAGCTTTTGGCGCAAAACTACCTCTACAATCGTTATTCAAGAACTTTTTATATTACAATCAACGTCAATGATTACGTTGAACATCGTGCAGAAGTGTTGCAAACCTACGCTCAAAAATTGGCGAATCGCGTTTTGGAGGAGGGTCGTAGCCAACAAACAGATCCAATGTCTAATAGCGAACGCAAGATTATCCATCGCATTATTTCACGCATGGATGGCGTGACTAGCTATTCTGAGGGCGATGAGCCAAATCGCTATGTTGTCGTAGATACGGAATAAACAAAATCAGGCTTGTCCTGATTTTTTGTTAGAAAAGGGAGAAGAAACAGATGATGGAAGCAATCAAGAACTATCTATCTTATGCGGGAATCCAGTACCGTAATCCAGATAAGGCTGGAGATGAGCGAGAAAAGATGCTGGAATTGCGCCACAAAGGGCAGGAGGCTCGCAAGGCTTTTACGAACTTAGCCAAGGCCTTCCAAGAAAAGCATCCAGAATGGCAACTGCAACAGACCAGTCAGTGGATGAATCAAGCTCAGCGCTTGCGACCGCATTTCTGGACCTATTTGCAGAGAGAGGGGCAGGTAACAGAACCCATGTTGGCGCTGCGTTTGTATGGGGAACCCTCAGATTTTGGGATTTCCTTAGAAGTCAGTTTCATCGAGCGCAAGAAAGATGAGCAGACACTGAGCAAACAAGCTAAGATTTTAGATATTCCACCAGTAGAAGGGATCTATTATCTAGCATACATCGATGGTCAAAGTCAAAAGGTAGAAGCTAATGAAGAAAATCGCCTTCTCTTACGCGAGAAGGTGCGCAATCAGGAAATCCGTAAAGTTCTGGTCAAGTCGGATGTTTCTTTTATTGAAAATCAAACATTGGAAGCGATTTTAGAAAAATTAGAAGAAGTCTATGAATGCTTGCTGCCTTACTATGAAGCGACAAGGATCTAGAAGGATTAGGTGAGTCGTTTTATGTTAAGTTGTTTGATTGCTATTCTATGTATTTTTTCATATAATAGTAAAATAGAATGTGTGATTCAATAATCACCTCAAATAGAAAGGAATTCTATGTCAAATCTATCTGTTAATGCAATTCGTTTCCTAGGAATTGACGCTATCAACAAAGCTAACTCAGGCCATCCAGGAGTGGTTATGGGGGCGGCTCCGATGGCTTATAGCCTATTTACGAAGGAACTCCGTATCAATCCAGCTCAACCAAACTGGATTAACCGTGATCGCTTTATCCTCTCAGCAGGTCATGGCTCTATGTTGCTTTATGCCCTTCTTCACCTTTCTGGTTTTGAAGATGTTAGCATGGATGAGGTTAAGAACTTCCGTCAATGGGGTTCCAAAACGCCAGGCCACCCAGAATTTGGCCATACAGCAGGGGTTGACGCTACAACTGGTCCTCTAGGTCAAGGGATTTCAACTGCTACTGGTTTTGCTCAGGCAGAACGTTTCCTAGCAGCAAAATACAATCGCGAAGGCTACAATATCTTTGATCATTATACTTATGTCATCTGTGGAGATGGAGACTTGATGGAAGGTGTCTCAAGTGAGGCGGCTTCATACGCAGGTTTGCAAAAACTTGACAAGTTGGTTGTCCTTTATGATTCAAATGACATCAACTTGGATGGTGAGACAAAGGATTCCTTCACTGAAAGCGTTCGTGACCGTTACAATGCTTATGGTTGGCATACAGCCTTAATTGAAGATGGAACAGACTTGGAAGCAATCCATGCTGCTATCGAAACAGCTAAAGCTTCAGGCAAACCATCTTTGATTGAAGTGAAGACCGTGATTGGATACGGTTCTCCAAACAAACAGGGAACAAATGCTGTACATGGCGCACCACTCGGAGCTGATGAAACAGCGGCTACTCGTCAAGCTCTTGGTTGGGACTATGAACCATTTGAAATCCCAGCTGAAGTTTATGCAGATTTCAAAGAAAATGTTGCAGATCGTGGCGCATCAGCTTATGAAGCTTGGACAAAAGTAGTTGAAGCCTACAAAGAAGCATATCCAGAACTTGCAGCAGAAGTTGAAGCAATCATTGACGGGCGCGACCCAGTTGAGGTAACTCCAGCAGACTTCCCAGTATTAGAAAATGGCTTCTCTCAAGCAACTCGTAATTCAAGCCAAGATGCTTTGAATGTTATCGCAGCTAAGTTGCCAACTTTCCTAGGTGGATCAGCTGACCTCGCTCACTCAAACATGACTTATATCAAGACTGATGGACTTCAAGATGACGCCAATCGCTTGAACCGCAACATTCAGTTTGGTGTCCGCGAATTTGCAATGGGAACGATCTTGAACGGGATGGCACTTCATCGTGGACTTCGTGTATACGGTGGTACTTTCTTTGTCTTCTCTGACTATGTGAAAGCAGCAGTCCGTTTGTCGGCCTTGCAAGGACTTCCTGTGACTTATGTCTTTACTCACGATTCAATCGCAGTTGGTGAAGATGGTCCAACTCACGAGCCAATCGAACACTTGGCAGGTCTTCGTGCCATGCCAAATCTGAATGTTTTCCGTCCAGCAGATGCGCGGGAAACTCAAGCAGCTTGGTACCTAGCTGTGAAAAGTGAGAAAACCCCAACTGCCCTTGTTTTGACACGTCAAAACTTGACAGTCGAAGAAGGAACGGACTTTGACAAGGTTGCAAAAGGTGCCTATGTTGTCTATGAAAATGCAGCAGACTTTGATACCATATTGATTGCGACTGGTTCAGAAGTTAACCTAGCAGTAGCAGCTGCTAAAGAATTGGCAAGTCAAGGTGGCAAGGTGCGCGTGGTTAGCTGCCCATCTACAGATGTCTTTGACGCACAAGATGCAGCTTACAAGGAAGAAATCCTTCCAAATGCAGTTCGTCGCCGTGTTGCAGTCGAAATGGGAGCAACTCAAAACTGGTACAAATATGTTGGTCTTGATGGTGCAGTTCTTGGTATTGATACCTTTGGAGCATCTGCCCCAGCACCAAAAGTACTGGCAGAGTGTGGATTTACTGTGGAAAATCTAGTCAAAGTAGTTCAAAACTTGAAATAATCGCAGAAATCAGAGTGAAAACTCTGATTTTTTAATTGGCATAAAAACAAGGCACAACCTTGTAAAAGTAGTTGAAATTTGATATAGTAGTCCTATGTAAAATACAAAGGAGAAAACAATGGATCCAAATATTACTTTTTTTATCATGCTTGTAGGTATGTTTGCCTTGATGTTCTTTATGCAACGTTCTCAAAAGAAACAAGCTCAAAAGCGCATGGAAAGCTTGAACAAGCTTCAAAAAGGCTATGAAGTGATCACAATCGGTGGACTCTACGGAACAGTGGATGAAGTCGATACTGAGAAACGCACAATCGTACTAGACGTAGATGGTGTTTATTTGACTTTTGAATTAGCTGCTATCAAGACAGTGTTGCCACTCAAAGAAGCTGTGACACCAGAAGGAGCAGTTATCGACGAAAGTGGAGCAATCGAAGAATAAAACGGGATCCTATTACTCCCGTTTTTCTATGAGATGAGAGGAAAAGGGATGAAAAAAATAGTATTTGTGTGCTTAGGAAATATCTGTCGCAGCCCTATGGCAGAGTTTGTGATGAAGTCCATGACGAGTGATTACCAAATTGAGAGTCGTGCAACTTCGTCTTGGGAACACGGCAATCCGATTCATAAGGGAACGCAAGGGATTTTCCAGCAGTATCAGATTCCTTATGACAAAGACAAAACATCGCTTCAGATTGGCAGAGAAGACTTTGAGTCGTTTGATTATATTATCGGTATGGATGCTTCAAACGTTTCAGATTTGCGTCAAATGTGTCCTCAAGAACAAGAGCACAAGATTTACGCTTTTGCGTCTGAAAGTGTTCCAGATCCATGGTATACAGGAGATTTTGAGGAAACCTATGTTCGCATCACAAGTGGATGTCAAAGCTGGCTAGAACGTTTAGAAAAGGAGAGTGAAGATGGAAAATCTTAAGAATTTTTACGAAAAGTATCGTGTCTATCTGACTCGCCCTAGGTTAGAGCTAATTGCAGTAGTCGTAATGGTACTCTGTGCTCTTTCGGTTTTTCTACTAAACACACCCAAAAAGGGTGTGCTGACACTTGATAATGGTGCGCTTGTTTATGATGGAACCTTGGTAAGAGGAAAGATGAATGGTCAGGGGACCATGACCTTTGAAAATGGTGACCAATACACAGGTGAGTTCAATAATGGAGCTTTCAATGGTAAAGGAACCTTCCAGTCCAAATCTGGCTGGAAATACGAAGGCGATTTTGTAAATGGTCAGGCCGAAGGTCAAGGAAAATTGACGACCGAGCAAGAAGTTGTCTATGAAGGAAGCTTTAAACAAGGTGTTTTCCAACAGAAACAATAGTCTCTAAGTTAGGAGACTATTTTTTAAAACCGGAAAGAAAACGTTTTCTATGCTTGAATTCGGTAAATAACTATCAACTAGAAAAACTTTGTGAAATAAAAAAAATTTCATCGCAATTTCACAATCAATCGAGTAAAATCCCGTAGCACTGCAATATTGAAAAACATTTCACAAATGAATAAAATTTCTTTGTGAAACCTACATGAAACTGTTTACAAAGTCTAAAAAAAGAGTTATAATAAACTTGTGAAAAAATTAACAAAGGTTAAACGTCTTCGTCTAACCTTTCAGCAAAAAACCATTGGAGGACTATAATGGCTGATAAAAAAACTGTAACACCTGAGCAAAAACAACTCGCTGCTGAAAAACATGTAGACGGGCTAGTGCAAAAAGCTTTGGTTGCGCTTGATGAAATGCGTAAGTTAAACCAAGAACAGGTTGATTATATCGTAGCGAAAGCATCAGTGGCGGCTCTTGATGCACATGGTATCCTTGCTCAACACGCAGTTGAAGAAACTGGTCGTGGTGTATTTGAAGACAAGGCGACAAAAAACCTTTTTGCCTGTGAACATGTTGTCAATAACATGCGTGGTGTTAAAACTGTCGGTGTTATCGAAGATGACCCTGTTACTGGCTTGACTAAGATTGCAGAGCCTGTCGGAGTAGTCTGTGGTGTCACTCCAACAACTAACCCTACTTCAACAGCAATTTTCAAATCCTTGATTGCTTTGAAAACACGTAACCCAATCGTGTTTGCCTTCCACCCATCAGCTCAAGAATCTTCTGCTCACGCAGCGCAAATCGTTCGTGATGCGGCAATCGCAGCTGGAGCTCCTGAAAACTGTGTTCAATGGATTACAGAGCCATCTATGGAAGCTACAGGCGCCCTTATGAACCACGAAGGTATTGCAACTATCCTTGCAACTGGTGGTAATGCAATGGTTAAGGCTGCTTACTCATGTGGGAAACCAGCCCTTGGGGTAGGTGCCGGAAACGTTCCTGCTTATGTAGAAAAATCAGCTGACCTTCGTCAAGCTGCTCATGACATCGTGATGTCTAAATCATTTGATAATGGTATGGTCTGTGCGTCAGAACAAGCGGTTATCATTGATAAAGAAGTGTATGACGAATTTGTAGCAGAATTCAAATCATACCACACTTACTTTGTAAACAAAAAAGAAAAAGCACTTCTTGAAGAATTCTGTTTCGGCGTTAAAGCAAACAGCAAGAACTGTGCAGGCGCTAAACTAAATGCAAACATCGTTGGTAAACCAGCTGCATGGATTGCAGAACAAGCAGGATTTAGCGTTCCAGAAGGAACAAACATCTTGGCTGCAGAATGTGCAGAAGTAGGACCAAAAGAACCATTGACTCGTGAAAAATTGTCACCAGTCATCGCTGTCCTAAAAGCTGAAGATACAGAAGACGGTCTTAAAAAAGCTCGCCAAATGGTTGAGTTTAACGGACTTGGTCACTCAGCGGCTATCCACACAAAAGACGAAGCTCTTGCTAAACGCTTTGGTACAGAAATCAAAGCAATGCGTATTATCTGGAACTCTCCATCTACTTTCGGTGGTATCGGTGACGTATACAATGCCTTCATCCCATCATTGACACTTGGATGTGGTTCATACGGACACAACTCAGTTGGTGATAACGTGAGCGCTATCAACCTTCTAAACATCAAGAAAGTAGGGAAACGTAGAAATAATATGCAATGGTTTAAAGTTCCTTCAAAAATTTACTTCGAACGCAATTCTATCCAATACCTTCAAACATGTGAAGATATTGAACGCGTTATGATTGTTACAGACAAATCCATCGAAAAACTTGGCTTTGTTCAACGCATTATTGACCAATTGAACAAACGCAGCAACCGTGTAACTATTCAAGTCTTCTCAGATGTTGAACCAGATCCAGACATCACAACTGTAGAACGTGGTGCTGAAGTGATGAAAGCATTTGAACCAGATACAATTATCGCTCTTGGTGGTGGTTCTCCAATGGACGCTGCGAAAGTTATGTGGCTCTTCTACGAACAACCAGAAATCGACTTCCGTGACTTGGTTCAAAAATTCATGGATATCCGTAAACGTGCCTTCCGCTTCCCATCACTTGGTAAGAAAGCGAAGTACATCGGTATTCCAACAACTTCTGGTACAGGTTCAGAAGTAACACCATTTGCCGTTATCTCTGATAAGAAAAACAACCGCAAATACCCATTGGCTGACTACTCATTGACACCAACTATTGCGATTGTTGACCCTGCTTTGGTTGAATCAGTTCCAGACTTCATCGCAGCTGACACTGGTATGGACGTCTTGACTCACGCGACTGAAGCTTATACTTCAAACTTTGCCAACGACTACACAGACGGTATTGCGCTTCAAACAATCAAACTTGTCTTTGAATGGTTGGAAAAATCAGTTAAGACAGCTGACCCAGAAGCACGTGAAAAAATGCATAATGCGTCTACAATGGCTGGTATGGCCTTCGCCAATGCCTTCCTTGGTATGAGCCACTCAATGGCTCACAAGATTGGTGGTGTTCACCATACTGTTCACGGACGTACAAATGCTATCTTGCTTCCATACGTTATCCGTTACAACGGTACTCGTCCATCTAAGACAACTACATGGCCTAAGTACAACTACTGGAAAGCTGATGAGAAATTCCAAGACATCGCGAAAATGCTTGGCTTGCCTCACTCAACTCCAGAAGAAGCGGTTGAAGCTTATGCCAAAGCAGTTTACGATCTTGGTGAAGCAGTCGGAATCACAATGAACTTCAAAGGCTTTGGAATCGATGAAAAAGCTTGGAAAGACAGCTTGCATGAAATTGCCTTGCTTGCTTATGAAGACCAATGTTCACCTGCAAACCCTCGCTTGCCAATGGTAGCTGACATGGAAGAAATCATGGCAGATGCTTACTATGGTTATGCAGAACGTCCAGGACGTCGTAAATAATCGTTTATCAGCCTAGAGGCAGGAGAAATCCTGTCTCTTTTTTGTGAAACTGGAGTATTGAAAATAGTTTTCTATTTTCTATTTTCGTTTTTCATTTGAAAAAGAAAAGTGGGAAATGATTATGTAGACAAAGAAAGACAGCAGAGTAGGTTTCAAAGTAGAAAGAAAAATAAGCAAGGTATAGGCAAAAAACAACGCCCGTACTTGCAATTCTACTTAAATAGTTATATAATAATAATGTTGAAAGGTGATTTGTAGTGATTCAAGTTACTCTTTTCACAATAAAATTTTCAGGATTTTCATAAGGAGGAAATCACTAATGGTAGTTAAAGTTGGTATTAACGGTTTCGGACGTATCGGTCGTCTTGCTTTCCGCCGTATCCAAAACGTAGAAGGTGTTGAAGTTACTCGCATCAACGACCTTACAGATCCAGTTATGCTTGCACACTTGTTGAAATACGACACAACTCAAGGTCGTTTCGACGGTACTGTAGAAGTTAAAGAAGGTGGATTCGAAGTTAACGGTAAATTCGTTAAAGTTTCTGCAGAACGTGATCCAGAACAAATCGACTGGGCTAACGACGGTGTAGAAATCGTTCTTGAAGCTACTGGTTTCTTCGCTAAGAAAGCAGCTGCTGAAAAACACTTGCACGCTGGTGGAGCTAAAAAAGTTGTTATCACTGCTCCTGGTGGAAACGACGTTAAAACAGTTGTATTTAACACTAACCACGACGTTCTTGACGGTACTGAAACAGTTATCTCAGGTGCTTCATGTACTACAAACTGCTTGGCTCCAATGGCTAAAGCTCTTCAAGACAACTTCGGTGTTGTAGAAGGATTGATGACTACTATCCACGCTTACACTGGTGACCAAATGATCCTTGACGGACCACACCGTGGTGGTGACCTTCGCCGTGCTCGCGCTGGTGCTGCAAACATCGTTCCTAACTCAACTGGTGCTGCTAAAGCTATCGGTCTTGTAATCCCAGAATTGAACGGTAAACTTGATGGATCTGCACAACGCGTTCCAACTCCAACTGGATCAGTTACTGAATTGGTAGCAGTTCTTGAAAAGAACGTTACTGTTGATGAAGTGAACGCAGCTATGAAAGCAGCTTCAAACGAATCATACGGTTACACAGAAGATCCAATCGTATCTTCAGATATCGTAGGTATGTCTTACGGTTCATTGTTTGACGCAACTCAAACTAAAGTTCTTGATGTTGACGGTAAACAATTGGTTAAAGTTGTATCATGGTACGACAACGAAATGTCATACACTGCACAACTTGTTCGTACTCTTGAATACTTCGCGAAAATCGCTAAATAATTCATGAGTTGATAAAAGCAAGACCTGTTGGTCTTGCTTTTTCTATTTTTAGATAAAACAAAATGGATGATTTAGCGGTCATCCATTCTTTTTTAATTCTCTCTCAAATGTATCAGAAAGAGCAGTGAAGCTTAATTTCTCTAAAGTAAGCGGATGGGTAAAGGAAAGTCGAAATGCGTGGAGCATAAGCCGACTTGTCTTTGATTTACTATTATAGAGAGGATCGCCTAGGATAGGGTGCTTATGGTGAGAAAGGTGAACACGGATTTGATGTGTTCGACCGGTCTTTAGCTTGCAACGCACGAGGGAGGTCTTATTTGGGAATTGTTTTAATCGACTGATATGAGTTTCAGCATGTTGACCATTTTTAGGATCCACTACCCGTTTTCTGCGATCGTGTCGATCACGACCAATTTTGTCTCGGAAGATAAGTTCTTTATTCCCTACTTGCCCCTCTACGAGTGCCCAGTACTCACGAGCGATTTCCTTTTTCTCCAACAAACGATTGAGAATAGGAAGGATAAAAGGATTTTTGGCAAAAAGCACTAAACCGCTTGTTTCCATATCCAGACGATGAACAACATAGCAAGTGTGACCAACGTAGGCAGAGACATGGTTGAGTAG
This window contains:
- a CDS encoding acetate kinase; amino-acid sequence: MTKTIAINAGSSSLKWQLYQMPEEIVLAKGLIERIGLKDSISTVKFDGRSEQQILDIEDHTQAVKILLDDLIRFDIIKGYDEITGVGHRVVAGGEYFKESTLVEGDVLEKVEELGLLAPLHNPANAAGIRAFKELLPDITSVVVFDTSFHTTMPEKAYRYPLPNKYYTENKVRKYGAHGTSHQFVAGEAAKILGRPLEELKLITCHIGNGASITAVKGGQSVDTSMGFTPLGGIMMGTRTGDIDPAIIPYLMQHTDDFNTPEDISRILNRESGLLGVSERSSDMRDIHEAMRAGDEKAQLANEIFVDRIQKYIGQYLAVLNGADAIIFTAGIGENSVTIRQMVIEGISWFGCDVDPEKNVFGATGDISTEAAKVRVLVIPTDEELVIARDVERLKK
- the rnpA gene encoding ribonuclease P protein component, producing the protein MKKSFRVKREKDFKAIFMDGTSFANRKFVVYQLENQKSHFRVGLSVSKKLGNAVTRNQIKRRIRHILLSVREQLADNVDFVVIARKGVEGLDYAEMEKNLLHVLKLSKIYREGIRSEKETTVD
- a CDS encoding YidC/Oxa1 family membrane protein insertase; the encoded protein is MKKKLQLTSLLGLSLFVMTACGTSDVAADSTDIWSKFVYFFAEIIRFLSFDVSIGVGIILFTILIRTILLPVFQTQMVASRKMQEAQPRIKALQEQYPGRDMESRTKLDQEMRKVYKELGVKHSSSLWPILIQMPVLLALFQALTRVDFLKTGHFLWVNLGGVDTSFILPILAAVFTFLSSWLSNKALPERSGAMTGMMYGMPVLIFIFAISSPSGVALYWAVSNAYQVLQTYFLNNPFKIIAAREAEVQAKKDLENRKRKAKKKAQKTK
- the jag gene encoding RNA-binding cell elongation regulator Jag/EloR; its protein translation is MVLFTGSTVEEAIQKGLKELGIPRMKTHIKVVSKEKKGFLGLFGKKPAQVDIEAISETTVIKANQQAVKGVPKEINEQNEPVKTVTEATVDLGHVVEAIKKIEEEGQGVSDEIKAEILKNEKHASTILEETGHIAILNGLQTGDAGVEDPAECEEFASMSESVESQSLEDLGLKVEPSYDIEQVATQVVNYVQTIVDDMDVEGTISSDYNRRTINLQIDTNEPGRIIGYHGKVLKALQLLAQNYLYNRYSRTFYITINVNDYVEHRAEVLQTYAQKLANRVLEEGRSQQTDPMSNSERKIIHRIISRMDGVTSYSEGDEPNRYVVVDTE
- a CDS encoding ribonuclease P; translated protein: MMEAIKNYLSYAGIQYRNPDKAGDEREKMLELRHKGQEARKAFTNLAKAFQEKHPEWQLQQTSQWMNQAQRLRPHFWTYLQREGQVTEPMLALRLYGEPSDFGISLEVSFIERKKDEQTLSKQAKILDIPPVEGIYYLAYIDGQSQKVEANEENRLLLREKVRNQEIRKVLVKSDVSFIENQTLEAILEKLEEVYECLLPYYEATRI
- the tkt gene encoding transketolase codes for the protein MSNLSVNAIRFLGIDAINKANSGHPGVVMGAAPMAYSLFTKELRINPAQPNWINRDRFILSAGHGSMLLYALLHLSGFEDVSMDEVKNFRQWGSKTPGHPEFGHTAGVDATTGPLGQGISTATGFAQAERFLAAKYNREGYNIFDHYTYVICGDGDLMEGVSSEAASYAGLQKLDKLVVLYDSNDINLDGETKDSFTESVRDRYNAYGWHTALIEDGTDLEAIHAAIETAKASGKPSLIEVKTVIGYGSPNKQGTNAVHGAPLGADETAATRQALGWDYEPFEIPAEVYADFKENVADRGASAYEAWTKVVEAYKEAYPELAAEVEAIIDGRDPVEVTPADFPVLENGFSQATRNSSQDALNVIAAKLPTFLGGSADLAHSNMTYIKTDGLQDDANRLNRNIQFGVREFAMGTILNGMALHRGLRVYGGTFFVFSDYVKAAVRLSALQGLPVTYVFTHDSIAVGEDGPTHEPIEHLAGLRAMPNLNVFRPADARETQAAWYLAVKSEKTPTALVLTRQNLTVEEGTDFDKVAKGAYVVYENAADFDTILIATGSEVNLAVAAAKELASQGGKVRVVSCPSTDVFDAQDAAYKEEILPNAVRRRVAVEMGATQNWYKYVGLDGAVLGIDTFGASAPAPKVLAECGFTVENLVKVVQNLK
- the yajC gene encoding preprotein translocase subunit YajC; translation: MDPNITFFIMLVGMFALMFFMQRSQKKQAQKRMESLNKLQKGYEVITIGGLYGTVDEVDTEKRTIVLDVDGVYLTFELAAIKTVLPLKEAVTPEGAVIDESGAIEE
- a CDS encoding low molecular weight protein-tyrosine-phosphatase, whose protein sequence is MKKIVFVCLGNICRSPMAEFVMKSMTSDYQIESRATSSWEHGNPIHKGTQGIFQQYQIPYDKDKTSLQIGREDFESFDYIIGMDASNVSDLRQMCPQEQEHKIYAFASESVPDPWYTGDFEETYVRITSGCQSWLERLEKESEDGKS
- a CDS encoding MORN repeat-containing protein, which gives rise to MENLKNFYEKYRVYLTRPRLELIAVVVMVLCALSVFLLNTPKKGVLTLDNGALVYDGTLVRGKMNGQGTMTFENGDQYTGEFNNGAFNGKGTFQSKSGWKYEGDFVNGQAEGQGKLTTEQEVVYEGSFKQGVFQQKQ